Proteins co-encoded in one Flavobacterium fluviale genomic window:
- a CDS encoding isoaspartyl peptidase/L-asparaginase family protein gives MSNRRDFIKKTTLGTLAISSVLGVSGFAANHENEPEAELKEKKQTKPIIISTWNHGLPANKESWKNLKEGKSALDAIEAGMKIPEADPTVRSVGYGGYPDREGKVTLDACIMDHNSNCGSVCFLQGIKHPISVAKRVLQNTPHVMLAGQGALQFALSEGFKEENLLTPESEKDWKKWLEDSKYKPVINIENHDTISMLMLDQEGNLSGGCTTSGAAWKMHGRVGDSPIIGAGLFLDNEVGAAAATGLGEAVIRTAGSAMVVELMRQGKSPYDACKEITERIYNKHKNHKDMEYLQVGFIALNKNGEYAGYSLRSGFNFAVSDDVKGHRMEDAKFKMSWDK, from the coding sequence ATGTCAAATAGAAGAGATTTTATCAAGAAAACAACGTTAGGCACTTTAGCCATAAGTTCTGTTTTGGGCGTAAGCGGATTTGCTGCAAATCACGAAAATGAACCAGAAGCTGAATTAAAAGAAAAAAAACAGACTAAACCGATCATCATCTCGACATGGAATCATGGTCTGCCTGCTAATAAAGAATCTTGGAAAAACCTAAAAGAAGGAAAATCAGCTTTAGATGCCATCGAAGCCGGAATGAAAATACCTGAAGCCGATCCGACTGTTCGCAGTGTGGGTTATGGAGGATATCCAGACCGCGAAGGAAAAGTTACTCTTGATGCCTGTATCATGGATCATAACAGCAACTGCGGTTCTGTTTGCTTTCTGCAAGGAATCAAACACCCCATTTCTGTTGCGAAAAGAGTATTGCAAAATACGCCTCACGTAATGTTGGCGGGGCAGGGAGCATTGCAATTTGCCTTGTCTGAAGGTTTTAAAGAAGAAAATTTATTGACTCCAGAATCTGAGAAAGACTGGAAAAAATGGCTGGAAGATTCTAAATACAAACCAGTTATTAATATAGAAAATCACGATACCATCAGTATGCTAATGTTAGACCAAGAAGGCAATCTTTCTGGCGGATGTACCACGAGCGGTGCAGCTTGGAAAATGCACGGACGCGTCGGTGACTCCCCAATAATCGGCGCGGGTCTTTTCTTGGATAACGAAGTAGGAGCGGCAGCAGCAACTGGTTTAGGCGAAGCCGTAATTAGAACTGCAGGAAGTGCAATGGTTGTAGAACTAATGCGCCAGGGAAAATCGCCTTACGATGCTTGTAAAGAAATTACAGAACGTATTTACAACAAACATAAAAACCACAAAGACATGGAATACCTGCAAGTTGGTTTTATTGCTTTGAATAAAAACGGAGAATATGCGGGTTATAGTCTAAGATCTGGATTTAATTTCGCCGTTTCTGATGATGTAAAAGGTCACAGAATGGAAGATGCGAAATTTAAAATGTCTTGGGATAAATAA
- a CDS encoding putative glycoside hydrolase produces MVKLLRTNSIQKLSKILVLALSLSLFSCGQKQNKDVENGKFIFGVWTTADAKKSDVDYSKEFKKYKDGGIDEVLINTNTDPKLLGRLVPLAKKEGLKVHAWIMAMNRPNDSVALQHPDWYQVSKEGKSCFDNRPYVDYYQWLCPTKEESRNHVLGLVEGLAKVEGIESVHLDYIRFPDIFLPISLLPKYNLVQDTELPQFDFCYCDACVSKFEKEHHKNPKNSHNTSIDMEWKNFRLNAVKAVVDDAYKIVHKHNKKLTAAVFPYPEMADHMVRQRWDKWNIDEVYPMIYHSFYDEEIDWVGYATKQGVADLDGKSTKVNTGIYIPGLKSDAELKEAILQAKKNGAAGVSFFDGNALSDSNLKTIKAVKASL; encoded by the coding sequence ATGGTAAAATTATTACGAACGAATAGCATTCAAAAACTATCAAAAATTTTAGTATTAGCGCTTTCGCTGAGTTTATTCTCTTGCGGACAAAAACAGAATAAAGACGTCGAAAACGGAAAATTCATTTTTGGAGTTTGGACAACTGCTGACGCTAAAAAATCGGATGTAGATTATTCTAAAGAATTCAAAAAATACAAAGACGGCGGAATCGATGAAGTTTTAATTAATACGAATACAGATCCAAAACTTTTAGGAAGATTAGTTCCATTAGCTAAAAAAGAAGGTCTAAAAGTGCACGCTTGGATCATGGCAATGAACCGCCCGAATGATTCTGTAGCGTTACAACACCCAGATTGGTACCAAGTTAGCAAAGAAGGAAAATCTTGTTTTGATAATCGTCCGTATGTAGATTATTACCAATGGCTTTGTCCGACTAAAGAAGAATCTAGAAACCACGTTTTAGGCTTGGTTGAAGGTTTGGCAAAAGTAGAAGGAATCGAAAGTGTACATTTAGATTACATTCGTTTCCCAGATATCTTTTTGCCAATCAGTTTATTACCAAAATACAACTTGGTTCAAGATACAGAATTACCACAATTCGATTTCTGTTATTGTGATGCCTGCGTAAGCAAATTCGAAAAAGAACATCATAAAAATCCAAAAAACAGCCATAACACTTCTATCGATATGGAGTGGAAAAACTTCAGATTAAATGCTGTAAAAGCTGTTGTCGATGATGCATATAAAATTGTTCACAAACACAATAAAAAATTAACAGCAGCAGTGTTCCCTTATCCAGAAATGGCAGATCATATGGTGCGCCAGCGTTGGGATAAATGGAATATTGACGAAGTGTATCCAATGATTTATCATAGTTTTTACGATGAAGAAATTGACTGGGTAGGTTACGCAACCAAACAAGGCGTAGCAGATTTAGATGGAAAATCGACTAAAGTAAATACAGGAATCTACATTCCAGGATTAAAATCGGATGCCGAATTGAAAGAAGCGATTCTTCAAGCGAAGAAAAATGGTGCTGCAGGAGTTTCATTTTTTGACGGAAATGCTTTATCAGACAGTAATTTAAAGACGATAAAAGCAGTAAAAGCAAGCTTATAG
- a CDS encoding carbohydrate-binding family 9-like protein yields MHSRGKLLSLAVTFFSLMGYAQSEKEVTPKSYIAYKTSSEITIDGDGADKAWEKTSWTTPFVDIEGVETPKYKTQVKMLWDDNYYYILAKMEEPHVWANLRQRDTIIFYNNDFEVFIDPDNDTHNYYELEINALNTAWDLFINKPYREKNTVLNDWNIDGLKSAVKVDGTLNNASDIDKGWTLEIAIPWSVYKTSYHENIVPKDKFWKVNFSRVNWQHSVVDGKYERKKDTEGKFLPEYNWVWSPMGVINMHEPEKWAYVYFSSRESEDKFVIPQQEKVKWELYTLYRAQKRYFEKNKTWAKSLQNISKKNIVVDGKTLKPVLENHSSGFNILVKSPFSNKTLIIKEDGKIITNE; encoded by the coding sequence ATGCATAGTAGAGGTAAATTATTGTCCCTAGCCGTTACTTTTTTTTCGCTGATGGGTTATGCACAATCTGAAAAAGAGGTTACACCAAAAAGTTATATTGCGTATAAAACTTCAAGCGAAATTACTATCGACGGCGATGGAGCAGACAAAGCTTGGGAAAAAACATCTTGGACAACACCTTTTGTCGACATAGAAGGTGTTGAAACTCCAAAATACAAAACTCAGGTTAAAATGCTCTGGGACGATAATTACTACTATATTCTGGCTAAGATGGAAGAGCCTCATGTTTGGGCAAATCTTAGACAACGGGATACTATTATTTTCTATAATAATGATTTTGAGGTTTTTATTGATCCAGATAATGATACTCACAATTATTATGAATTAGAAATAAATGCATTAAACACCGCTTGGGATTTATTTATCAATAAACCCTACCGCGAAAAAAATACGGTTTTAAACGACTGGAATATCGATGGTTTAAAATCGGCTGTAAAAGTAGACGGAACTTTAAACAATGCATCAGATATTGATAAAGGCTGGACATTAGAAATTGCCATTCCATGGTCGGTTTATAAAACATCTTATCATGAGAATATAGTTCCGAAAGATAAATTTTGGAAAGTTAATTTCTCAAGAGTAAATTGGCAGCATTCTGTTGTTGACGGAAAGTACGAACGAAAAAAAGATACAGAAGGAAAGTTTCTCCCAGAATACAATTGGGTTTGGTCGCCTATGGGAGTCATCAATATGCATGAGCCCGAAAAATGGGCTTATGTATACTTTTCTTCAAGAGAAAGCGAGGATAAATTTGTAATTCCGCAGCAAGAAAAAGTAAAATGGGAATTGTATACTTTATACAGAGCTCAAAAAAGATATTTTGAAAAGAATAAAACCTGGGCAAAATCCCTTCAGAATATCAGTAAAAAAAATATTGTTGTTGACGGAAAGACCTTAAAACCAGTTTTAGAAAATCATTCATCAGGATTTAATATCTTGGTAAAGAGTCCTTTTTCAAACAAAACCTTAATAATTAAAGAAGATGGTAAAATTATTACGAACGAATAG
- a CDS encoding glycoside hydrolase family 130 protein → MSTIPWQDRPENSKDVMWRYSENPIIDRYSIPSSNSIFNSAVVPFGDGYAGVFRCDNKAVQMNIFAGFSKDGINWDINHEPIEMKSGNTEMIESSYKYDPRVVWIEDRYWITWCNGYNGPTIGIGYTFDFKEFFQCENAFLPFNRNGVLFPQKINGKYAMLSRPSDNGHTPFGDIWISYSPDMKYWGEHRLVMKPSQFEKSAWQCTKVGAGPIPILTNEGWLMIYHGVINTCNGFRYAMGSALLETDAPDQVKYRTQPYLLGPAETYEMVGDVPNVVFPCAALHDFEEDKLAVYYGAADTHVAIAFGKLSEVIQFTKDNSL, encoded by the coding sequence ATGAGTACTATTCCTTGGCAAGACAGACCCGAAAACAGTAAAGATGTAATGTGGAGATATTCTGAGAATCCAATTATCGACAGATATTCGATTCCTTCTTCAAACAGTATATTCAATAGTGCAGTTGTACCTTTTGGAGACGGATATGCTGGGGTTTTTAGATGTGATAATAAAGCAGTTCAGATGAATATTTTTGCTGGTTTCAGTAAAGATGGTATCAATTGGGACATCAACCACGAACCAATTGAAATGAAATCTGGTAATACAGAAATGATCGAATCTTCTTATAAATACGATCCTCGTGTGGTTTGGATCGAAGATCGTTACTGGATTACGTGGTGTAATGGTTATAACGGACCAACAATTGGTATTGGTTATACTTTTGACTTTAAAGAATTTTTCCAATGCGAAAATGCCTTTTTACCATTCAACAGAAACGGAGTTTTATTCCCTCAAAAAATCAACGGTAAATACGCCATGTTAAGCCGTCCAAGTGATAATGGACATACGCCTTTTGGAGATATCTGGATCAGCTACAGTCCAGATATGAAATATTGGGGAGAGCACAGATTGGTGATGAAACCAAGTCAGTTTGAAAAAAGCGCTTGGCAGTGTACAAAAGTAGGTGCAGGACCAATCCCGATTTTAACTAACGAAGGATGGTTAATGATCTACCACGGAGTTATCAATACCTGCAACGGTTTCCGTTATGCAATGGGTTCAGCATTATTAGAAACAGACGCGCCAGATCAAGTAAAGTACAGAACGCAGCCGTATTTATTAGGACCTGCAGAAACGTATGAAATGGTTGGAGATGTACCAAATGTAGTTTTCCCATGTGCTGCTTTACACGATTTTGAAGAAGATAAATTAGCAGTTTATTACGGTGCTGCAGATACTCACGTAGCTATCGCTTTCGGAAAATTAAGTGAAGTAATTCAATTTACAAAAGATAATAGTTTATAA
- a CDS encoding sodium:solute symporter family protein — MNIIDVSIILIYIVMSVGIGIWISRKASKGLDDYFLGGKSIKWYFLGLSNGSGMFDVSGTSWMIGVLFLYGVKSFMFMWLWPIWNQIFVMMFLAVWIRRSKVMTGSEWILTRFGSDKAGKASHIIVAIFAIISTIGFIAYFFVGIGKFVTIILPWDLTVHMNGGVFLTSEQAYALLIIFLTTIYTVKGGMFSVVATEVVQYIIMIVAGVLIAGYAFINYTDIQINSVITPEWKNVFFGWEFETQWGDKFETFNRLIDTEGYKMFGAFIGMTLFKGFFASVAGPTPSYDLQRVLSTKSVKEAAYMSGFTNLILFIPRYLLITGIVVIALVNLAPELNANVNLTGADLELLMPKVVNLYIPVGIKGILLAGLLAAFMSGFSAFVNAGPAYIVNDIYKKYFKPVASNAHYIKVSQISSFMVVGLGVFMGFFADSINSLTLWITSALYGGYVAANFLKWIWWRFNGWGYFWGMVGGLIAASLQFVLDQNKGNLTAGTFLHDLSQVPSIYLFPLIFGMSILGCLLGTYLSKPTDMEVLKSFYSNVRPWGFWNPVYKQLKAEDQSFQKNNDFYLDMMNCVIGIVWQSSMILLPIYFIIRDYPKAAVALVVFLVTTTVLKFTWLDRVRKIEE; from the coding sequence ATGAACATTATAGACGTATCAATCATTTTAATCTATATCGTAATGTCGGTCGGTATAGGAATCTGGATTTCAAGAAAAGCATCAAAAGGGCTTGATGATTATTTCCTTGGCGGGAAATCAATCAAATGGTATTTTTTAGGATTGAGCAATGGCTCAGGAATGTTTGATGTTTCAGGAACTTCCTGGATGATTGGAGTTTTATTTTTATACGGCGTAAAAAGTTTCATGTTTATGTGGCTTTGGCCGATTTGGAATCAGATTTTCGTCATGATGTTCCTCGCAGTCTGGATTAGAAGATCAAAAGTAATGACGGGTTCTGAATGGATTTTAACTCGTTTTGGAAGCGATAAAGCAGGAAAAGCTTCTCATATTATTGTGGCCATTTTTGCTATTATTTCTACGATCGGTTTCATCGCTTATTTCTTCGTTGGAATCGGAAAGTTTGTAACCATTATTCTTCCTTGGGATTTGACAGTTCATATGAACGGTGGTGTTTTCTTAACATCAGAACAGGCTTATGCTTTGTTAATCATTTTCTTAACTACCATTTATACCGTAAAAGGCGGTATGTTTTCAGTAGTGGCAACAGAAGTCGTACAGTACATTATTATGATTGTGGCAGGTGTTCTAATCGCTGGTTACGCATTCATTAATTATACTGATATTCAAATCAATTCCGTAATTACTCCAGAATGGAAAAATGTTTTCTTCGGGTGGGAATTTGAAACTCAATGGGGCGATAAATTCGAAACTTTCAATAGATTAATTGATACAGAAGGTTACAAAATGTTTGGTGCATTTATCGGAATGACACTTTTTAAAGGATTTTTTGCGAGTGTCGCAGGTCCAACTCCAAGTTACGATTTACAGCGTGTTCTTTCTACTAAATCAGTAAAAGAAGCAGCTTACATGAGTGGTTTTACCAACTTGATTTTATTTATTCCGAGATATTTATTAATCACTGGAATTGTGGTTATTGCTTTGGTAAATCTTGCGCCAGAATTAAACGCAAACGTTAATCTTACAGGTGCAGATTTAGAATTATTAATGCCAAAAGTGGTGAATCTTTATATCCCAGTTGGAATTAAAGGGATTCTTTTAGCAGGTTTATTAGCCGCTTTTATGTCTGGATTCTCAGCTTTCGTAAATGCAGGTCCTGCCTATATTGTAAATGATATTTATAAAAAATACTTCAAACCAGTTGCATCAAATGCACATTATATTAAAGTAAGTCAGATTTCATCATTTATGGTAGTTGGACTTGGAGTTTTCATGGGATTCTTTGCAGATTCGATCAACTCTTTAACGCTTTGGATTACAAGTGCCTTGTACGGAGGTTACGTTGCGGCGAACTTCTTAAAATGGATTTGGTGGCGTTTCAACGGATGGGGTTATTTCTGGGGAATGGTCGGTGGATTGATCGCTGCTTCTCTACAATTCGTTTTAGATCAAAACAAAGGAAATTTAACAGCGGGAACATTCTTGCATGATCTTTCGCAAGTGCCATCTATTTATTTATTCCCATTAATTTTCGGAATGTCAATTTTAGGCTGTCTTTTAGGAACATATTTAAGCAAACCAACAGATATGGAAGTGCTGAAATCTTTCTATAGTAATGTTAGACCTTGGGGATTCTGGAATCCAGTTTACAAACAGTTAAAAGCGGAAGATCAATCTTTCCAAAAAAATAATGATTTCTATCTAGATATGATGAATTGTGTAATCGGAATTGTATGGCAGTCAAGCATGATTCTGCTTCCGATTTATTTCATCATCAGAGATTATCCAAAAGCTGCGGTGGCCTTAGTTGTCTTTTTAGTTACAACTACAGTATTGAAGTTTACTTGGTTAGACCGAGTTAGGAAGATTGAAGAGTAG